In a genomic window of Leifsonia xyli subsp. cynodontis DSM 46306:
- a CDS encoding metallophosphoesterase family protein: MVAYAMGNHDLPDAFESVLGPRERELDVNGFRVLTVDTSVPRAGYGRMDTARLDRLAEALAEPSEHGTAVVLHHPPAPPTTGLFDTLRLVDPEPLLEVCSSGDVRLILAGHYHHALVTAGGARGISIVVAPAVANTTDVLWPPPGERAVRGSGFALIDLPANGPARAHVVAVPAEGDGETVYALDAQAVAGIAADAGWRGEG, encoded by the coding sequence GTGGTCGCGTACGCGATGGGAAACCACGATCTGCCGGACGCCTTCGAGTCCGTGCTCGGGCCGCGCGAGCGCGAACTCGACGTGAACGGCTTCCGCGTCCTGACCGTCGACACCAGCGTGCCCCGCGCCGGCTACGGGCGCATGGACACCGCCCGGCTCGACCGCCTCGCCGAGGCTCTCGCGGAGCCGTCCGAGCACGGGACGGCCGTCGTCCTGCACCACCCGCCCGCGCCGCCGACGACCGGGCTCTTCGACACGCTCCGCCTCGTCGACCCCGAGCCGCTGCTCGAGGTGTGCTCGTCCGGGGATGTCCGGCTGATCCTCGCCGGCCACTACCACCACGCGCTCGTGACCGCGGGCGGTGCGCGCGGCATCTCGATCGTCGTGGCGCCGGCCGTCGCGAACACGACGGACGTCCTGTGGCCGCCGCCGGGGGAACGGGCGGTGCGGGGGTCCGGCTTCGCGCTGATCGACCTTCCCGCGAACGGACCCGCGCGAGCGCATGTCGTCGCTGTCCCGGCCGAGGGCGACGGTGAGACCGTCTACGCCCTCGACGCGCAAGCGGTGGCCGGGATCGCCGCCGATGCGGGCTGGCGGGGCGAGGGCTGA